In Planctomycetota bacterium, the following are encoded in one genomic region:
- a CDS encoding cytochrome C oxidase subunit IV family protein, translating into MSPGESSARTYLAVFGALVALTALTTGVSFVDLGPLNAALALAIAGAKGGLVAVYFMHLRGGSRVVWVFAATGFFWLGILMALTFSDYLTRGWLGTPADGPFDLGGRWGGGK; encoded by the coding sequence ATGAGTCCGGGGGAATCTTCCGCGCGCACCTACCTGGCGGTATTTGGGGCGCTCGTGGCGCTGACCGCGCTGACGACGGGGGTGTCCTTCGTGGACCTGGGACCGCTGAACGCGGCGCTGGCCCTGGCGATCGCGGGAGCGAAGGGGGGGCTGGTGGCCGTGTACTTCATGCATCTGCGGGGCGGTTCGCGGGTAGTGTGGGTCTTCGCGGCGACGGGCTTTTTCTGGCTGGGGATCCTGATGGCGCTGACGTTCAGCGACTACCTCACGCGGGGCTGGCTGGGGACGCCGGCGGACGGGCCGTTCGACCTCGGAGGACGGTGGGGAGGAGGGAAGTAA
- a CDS encoding cytochrome c oxidase subunit 3 family protein encodes MAASPAAPAAAFDTPEEQREASVLGVWVFLATEVLFFGAMLAGYAVYRAHFPGPFAAASLRTDLALGTVNTVVLIASSLTMALSVREVSRGGRRRGALFLAATALLGAAFLGIKFTEYAHKAHERLIPWGDFRYEGPDAPRARLFFIFYFVLTGFHALHLGIGIGLVGWIAGRVGRGRYGPAYFTPVEGVGLYWHFVDLVWIFLFPLLYLPGRHGA; translated from the coding sequence ATGGCGGCTTCTCCGGCCGCCCCGGCCGCGGCCTTCGACACGCCGGAGGAACAGCGCGAGGCGTCCGTCCTCGGGGTGTGGGTCTTTCTGGCCACGGAGGTGCTTTTCTTCGGGGCGATGCTGGCGGGCTACGCCGTCTACCGGGCGCACTTTCCGGGGCCCTTCGCGGCCGCAAGCCTTCGGACGGATCTCGCGCTCGGGACGGTCAATACGGTCGTGCTCATCGCCTCGAGCCTGACGATGGCCCTGTCCGTCCGCGAGGTGAGCCGGGGAGGGCGGCGGCGCGGGGCGCTGTTCCTGGCGGCGACGGCGCTCCTGGGCGCGGCGTTCCTGGGCATCAAGTTCACCGAATACGCGCACAAGGCTCATGAGCGTCTGATTCCCTGGGGGGACTTCCGGTACGAGGGGCCGGACGCGCCCCGGGCGAGGCTCTTTTTCATCTTTTATTTCGTCCTGACGGGCTTTCACGCGCTGCATCTGGGGATCGGGATCGGGCTTGTGGGATGGATCGCCGGGCGCGTGGGGCGGGGGCGTTACGGGCCGGCGTATTTCACCCCGGTCGAGGGGGTAGGGCTGTACTGGCACTTCGTGGACCTGGTCTGGATCTTTCTCTTCCCGCTTCTTTACCTGCCGGGGAGGCATGGGGCATGA
- the ctaD gene encoding cytochrome c oxidase subunit I: MDARPAENYLNADYSVRSWLLTTDHKRIGILYLLSITFFFFVGGAFATLVRLELMTPAGDLVQPETYNKLFSMHGIVMVFFFLIPSIPAVLGNFMLPLMLGARDLAFPRVNLASWYLFNAGGLLALGAILSGGVDTGWTFYTPYSSVFSNTHVVLTVLGIFVAGFSSILTGLNFIVTTHRLRAPGLTWMRLPLFVWSLYATSLIQVLATPVLAVTLALVGIERLAGVGIFDPALGGDPVLFQHLFWFYSHPAVYIMILPGMGVVSEIVPVFSRKRFFGYAFVAFASLAIAVLGFLVWGHHMFVAGQSLYGGMVFSLLSFLVALPSAVKVFNWTATLYKGSISFETPMLYALGFIGLFTIGGLTGLFLATLAVDVHVHDTYFVIAHFHYIMVGGMVMAYLGGMHYWWPKMTGRRYPEGWGRFAAIVIFIGFNLTFFPQFILGYAGMPRRYHAYPEEYQVLNVMSSAGASILAAGYGLPMLYLLWSLRYGPAAGRNPWNATGLEWRTASPPPAHNFAETPVVTEPPYFYPSREET; encoded by the coding sequence ATGGACGCGCGTCCGGCGGAGAACTATCTGAACGCGGATTACTCGGTGCGTTCGTGGCTTTTGACCACGGACCACAAGCGGATCGGGATTCTCTATCTTCTCTCCATCACCTTCTTTTTCTTCGTGGGCGGGGCGTTCGCCACGCTCGTGCGGCTGGAGCTGATGACGCCGGCGGGAGATCTCGTTCAGCCGGAGACGTACAACAAGCTGTTCTCCATGCACGGCATCGTGATGGTCTTTTTCTTCCTGATTCCTTCGATTCCCGCGGTGCTCGGGAACTTCATGCTGCCGCTCATGCTGGGGGCGCGCGATCTGGCGTTCCCGCGGGTGAACCTGGCGAGCTGGTATCTCTTCAACGCGGGAGGGCTCCTGGCGCTCGGGGCGATTCTGAGCGGCGGAGTGGACACGGGATGGACCTTCTACACGCCGTACAGCTCGGTCTTTTCCAACACCCACGTGGTTCTGACGGTCCTGGGGATTTTCGTGGCGGGGTTCTCGTCGATCCTGACGGGGCTCAACTTCATCGTGACGACGCACCGGCTGCGGGCGCCGGGGCTGACGTGGATGAGGCTGCCGCTTTTCGTGTGGTCCTTGTACGCCACGAGCCTCATTCAGGTGCTGGCGACGCCGGTTCTGGCGGTGACGCTGGCGCTCGTGGGGATCGAGCGGCTGGCGGGAGTGGGGATTTTCGATCCGGCGCTGGGCGGAGACCCCGTGCTTTTCCAGCATCTCTTCTGGTTCTATTCCCATCCGGCGGTCTACATCATGATCCTGCCCGGGATGGGGGTGGTCAGCGAGATCGTGCCGGTCTTCTCGCGCAAGCGGTTCTTCGGGTACGCCTTCGTGGCGTTCGCGAGCCTGGCGATCGCGGTGCTGGGGTTTCTCGTCTGGGGGCATCACATGTTCGTGGCCGGCCAGTCCCTGTACGGGGGGATGGTCTTTTCGCTGCTGAGTTTTCTCGTGGCCCTTCCGTCGGCGGTGAAGGTCTTCAACTGGACGGCGACGCTTTACAAGGGGTCGATTTCGTTCGAGACGCCGATGCTTTATGCGCTCGGGTTCATCGGCCTCTTCACGATCGGGGGGCTCACGGGGCTTTTCCTGGCGACCCTGGCGGTGGACGTGCACGTCCACGACACGTACTTCGTGATCGCGCACTTTCACTACATCATGGTGGGCGGAATGGTGATGGCGTACCTCGGGGGCATGCACTACTGGTGGCCCAAGATGACGGGGCGCCGGTACCCGGAGGGATGGGGGCGGTTCGCGGCGATCGTGATCTTCATCGGGTTCAACCTGACGTTTTTTCCGCAGTTCATCCTGGGGTACGCGGGGATGCCGCGGCGGTATCACGCCTATCCGGAAGAGTACCAGGTGCTCAACGTCATGTCCTCGGCGGGCGCCTCCATTCTCGCGGCGGGTTATGGGCTGCCGATGCTCTATCTCCTGTGGTCCCTGCGGTACGGTCCGGCGGCGGGGCGCAATCCCTGGAACGCCACGGGGCTGGAGTGGCGGACCGCCTCGCCGCCGCCGGCGCACAACTTCGCGGAGACGCCCGTGGTGACCGAGCCTCCGTACTTCTACCCGTCGCGGGAGGAAACCTGA